The proteins below come from a single Isoptericola dokdonensis DS-3 genomic window:
- a CDS encoding MarR family winged helix-turn-helix transcriptional regulator, whose protein sequence is MTDPGRTLISALQALGRAQRDAAAHLAESLGCPRAGLGIVLLLDGRGTLPLCEVAEILKVDSSVASRQVSALVDAGLVRRTVDDHDRRARTLELTADGRALAADAGRSFDRLVSVGFADWDETDLLHAAHQIRSVADAITSVPREELVR, encoded by the coding sequence ATGACGGATCCGGGACGCACCCTCATCAGCGCCCTGCAGGCCCTCGGCCGCGCCCAGCGCGACGCGGCCGCGCACCTCGCCGAGTCGCTGGGCTGCCCCCGGGCAGGCCTCGGCATCGTGCTCCTCCTCGACGGGCGGGGCACGCTGCCGCTCTGCGAGGTCGCCGAGATCCTCAAGGTGGACTCGTCGGTCGCGAGCCGGCAGGTCAGCGCCCTGGTCGACGCCGGGCTCGTCCGACGCACCGTCGACGACCACGACCGCCGCGCCCGCACCCTCGAGCTCACCGCCGACGGACGGGCGCTCGCCGCGGACGCCGGCCGGTCGTTCGACCGCCTGGTCTCCGTCGGGTTCGCCGACTGGGACGAGACCGACCTCCTGCACGCCGCCCACCAGATCCGCAGCGTCGCGGACGCCATCACCTCGGTCCCCCGGGAGGAACTCGTCCGATGA
- a CDS encoding MDR family MFS transporter, translated as MTTTAPPAAAMTRRETLEALSGILLGVFVSLLATTITSTSLPHIVSDLGGSQHSYTWVVTAMLLTMTISTPLWGKLADLTNRKVLIQIALVITVVSAAAAGLSQNIETLIGFRAVQGIGAGGLTALATVLMADIISPRERGKYMGLMGGVMAVAQIGGPLLGGILTDSIGWRWTFFVGIPFAVAAAVTLQKTLHLPTREQRKVTIDYAGAALIAVAVALLLLWVTFAGDQFDWVSWQTAAMVGGAVLALVATVFVERSATEPIIPLHLFRNRTFVLSVIGSASVGVAMFGTAVFLSQYFQLARGKTPTESGLLTIPMVVGTMLAGLVLGRIISATGRYKAIMVGGAAVLSLSLFGLSTIEVDTSFVVISVYLFGLGISVGALMQNLVLATQNTLAVHEMGAGTSGVAFFRSLGGAIGVSVLGAVMASQVKDGITSGLAELGVPASALGDSAGAVPDLSTLPDPVAAVIASAYSDGITEIFLLAVPMAVISLVAVLFIKEVPLGQRSGIEQLRDEQVVEEPVTA; from the coding sequence ATGACCACCACCGCACCACCCGCAGCCGCCATGACCCGGCGCGAGACGCTAGAAGCACTGTCCGGCATCCTGCTCGGCGTCTTCGTCTCGCTGCTGGCCACCACCATCACCTCGACGTCGCTGCCGCACATCGTCAGCGACCTCGGCGGCTCCCAGCACTCCTACACGTGGGTCGTCACCGCGATGCTGCTCACGATGACGATCTCCACCCCCCTGTGGGGCAAGCTGGCCGACCTCACCAACCGCAAGGTCCTCATCCAGATCGCCCTGGTGATCACCGTCGTGTCCGCCGCGGCGGCCGGCCTCTCGCAGAACATCGAGACCCTCATCGGGTTCCGCGCGGTGCAGGGCATCGGCGCGGGCGGCCTCACGGCGCTGGCGACCGTCCTCATGGCCGACATCATCAGCCCGCGCGAGCGCGGCAAGTACATGGGCCTCATGGGCGGCGTCATGGCGGTCGCGCAGATCGGCGGCCCGCTGCTGGGCGGCATCCTCACCGACTCGATCGGCTGGCGCTGGACCTTCTTCGTCGGCATCCCGTTCGCCGTCGCCGCGGCCGTCACCCTGCAGAAGACCCTGCACCTGCCCACCCGCGAGCAGCGCAAGGTCACCATCGACTACGCGGGCGCGGCGCTCATCGCCGTCGCCGTCGCGCTGCTCCTGCTGTGGGTCACCTTCGCCGGCGACCAGTTCGACTGGGTGTCCTGGCAGACGGCGGCGATGGTCGGCGGTGCCGTGCTGGCGCTCGTCGCGACCGTGTTCGTCGAGCGTTCCGCCACCGAACCGATCATCCCGCTGCACCTGTTCCGGAACCGCACCTTCGTGCTCTCCGTCATCGGCTCGGCCTCCGTGGGCGTGGCGATGTTCGGCACGGCCGTGTTCCTCAGCCAGTACTTCCAGCTCGCCCGCGGCAAGACCCCCACCGAGTCGGGCCTCCTCACCATCCCCATGGTGGTCGGCACGATGCTGGCGGGCCTCGTCCTGGGCCGCATCATCTCGGCCACGGGCCGCTACAAGGCGATCATGGTCGGCGGCGCCGCGGTGCTGTCGCTGTCCCTGTTCGGGCTGTCGACGATCGAGGTGGACACGAGCTTCGTCGTCATCTCCGTCTACCTGTTCGGCCTGGGCATCTCCGTGGGTGCCCTCATGCAGAACCTCGTGCTCGCCACCCAGAACACGCTGGCCGTGCACGAGATGGGCGCGGGCACCTCGGGCGTCGCGTTCTTCCGGTCGCTCGGCGGCGCCATCGGCGTGTCCGTGCTCGGCGCCGTGATGGCGAGCCAGGTGAAGGACGGCATCACGTCCGGGCTCGCCGAGCTCGGCGTGCCGGCCTCGGCGCTCGGCGACAGCGCCGGTGCCGTCCCCGACCTGTCGACGCTCCCCGACCCGGTGGCCGCGGTCATCGCGTCGGCATACTCCGACGGCATCACCGAGATCTTCCTGCTCGCTGTGCCGATGGCGGTCATCTCGCTCGTGGCCGTCCTGTTCATCAAGGAGGTCCCGCTGGGGCAGCGTTCGGGCATCGAGCAGCTGCGCGACGAGCAGGTCGTCGAGGAGCCGGTCACGGCCTGA
- a CDS encoding MarR family winged helix-turn-helix transcriptional regulator, giving the protein MHDAESNLPDPSTDPFGALEREVRLLIRRAQSMAAQTAARIHPELNASAYPLLAHIAKHPGTRGSDLAAHFGVGRATVSRQLSRLEDLGLVRRRVDPADTRGQLITLTEDGAARFVRARDARITMLEHALTDWEKSDVSELASLMRRYSTDVVAWLDTHQGRRLSGADAPAAH; this is encoded by the coding sequence ATGCACGACGCCGAGAGCAACCTGCCGGACCCGAGCACCGACCCGTTCGGCGCGCTCGAACGCGAGGTGCGCCTCCTGATCCGCCGCGCCCAGTCCATGGCCGCGCAGACGGCGGCACGGATCCATCCGGAGCTCAACGCGTCCGCGTACCCCCTGCTGGCCCACATCGCGAAGCACCCCGGGACGCGCGGCTCCGACCTCGCCGCCCACTTCGGCGTCGGCCGGGCCACCGTGTCCCGTCAGCTCAGCCGGCTCGAGGACCTCGGCCTGGTGCGGCGCCGGGTCGACCCGGCGGACACCCGCGGCCAGCTCATCACCCTCACCGAGGACGGCGCCGCCCGGTTCGTGCGTGCCCGCGACGCCCGCATCACGATGCTCGAGCACGCGCTGACCGACTGGGAGAAGTCCGACGTCTCGGAGCTCGCGTCGCTCATGCGCCGGTACTCCACGGACGTGGTCGCCTGGCTGGACACGCACCAGGGGCGCCGCCTCAGCGGAGCAGACGCTCCCGCAGCGCACTGA
- a CDS encoding tyrosine-protein phosphatase, protein MSVEIPAAPPHLVNLRDVATASESLRPGVLLRSDAPHAGDEAPRDVAWPPRTVLDLRDVGEGAAAHPLADVAQVLTLPVLDGATRNAEARDAVPFDLARLYLELLDGVGAQHLVDGVRAVAADDAPVLVHCTAGKDRTGVLVAIVLALVGVDRAEIVADYVRTDPNMVQVVARAWPAGSTTAGRPTEHVLAALPPELLTAPPHAIEAVLDHLAAQDGGVAGWFAAHGGDPDVVSALRERLLR, encoded by the coding sequence ATGAGCGTCGAGATCCCCGCTGCCCCGCCCCACCTGGTCAACCTGCGCGACGTCGCGACGGCGTCGGAGTCGCTGCGGCCGGGGGTGCTGCTGCGCTCGGACGCGCCGCACGCGGGTGACGAGGCCCCGCGGGACGTGGCGTGGCCGCCCCGGACCGTGCTGGACCTGCGGGACGTGGGGGAGGGTGCCGCAGCGCACCCGCTGGCCGACGTCGCGCAGGTCCTGACGCTGCCGGTGCTCGACGGCGCCACCCGGAACGCGGAGGCGCGCGACGCCGTCCCGTTCGACCTCGCTCGCCTGTACCTCGAGCTGCTGGACGGGGTGGGCGCGCAGCACCTCGTGGACGGCGTCCGCGCCGTCGCGGCCGACGACGCGCCCGTCCTCGTGCACTGCACAGCGGGCAAGGACCGCACCGGCGTGCTCGTCGCGATCGTGCTGGCGCTGGTCGGCGTGGACCGCGCCGAGATCGTCGCCGACTACGTGCGCACCGACCCGAACATGGTGCAGGTCGTGGCGCGCGCGTGGCCGGCCGGGTCGACGACGGCGGGCCGGCCGACGGAGCACGTGCTGGCCGCGCTGCCGCCGGAGCTGCTCACGGCGCCGCCGCACGCGATCGAGGCGGTGCTGGACCACCTGGCCGCGCAGGACGGCGGGGTGGCGGGGTGGTTCGCCGCGCACGGCGGCGATCCGGACGTCGTCAGTGCGCTGCGGGAGCGTCTGCTCCGCTGA
- the msrB gene encoding peptide-methionine (R)-S-oxide reductase MsrB translates to MTYDVNKTDDQWRVELDPQEFHVLRQAGTERAWTGELLDEKRDGVYRCRACSNELFRSGTKFDSHCGWPSFYTPLAGDRVELIEDRSLGMVRTEVRCARCGSHLGHVFDDAPQTPTGDRYCMNSVSLTFEPAES, encoded by the coding sequence ATGACCTACGACGTGAACAAGACCGACGACCAGTGGCGCGTCGAGCTGGACCCGCAGGAGTTCCACGTGCTGCGGCAGGCCGGCACCGAGCGCGCCTGGACCGGCGAGCTGCTCGACGAGAAGCGTGACGGCGTGTACCGCTGTCGGGCCTGCAGCAACGAGCTCTTCCGCAGCGGCACGAAGTTCGACTCCCACTGCGGATGGCCGTCCTTCTACACGCCGCTCGCCGGGGACCGGGTCGAGCTGATCGAGGACCGCTCCCTCGGCATGGTGCGCACCGAGGTGCGCTGCGCCCGCTGCGGCTCCCACCTGGGGCACGTCTTCGACGACGCCCCGCAGACCCCGACGGGCGACCGCTACTGCATGAACTCCGTCAGCCTGACGTTCGAGCCCGCCGAGTCCTGA
- a CDS encoding DEAD/DEAH box helicase, giving the protein MTTFTEFGLPTPVVAHLTASGITSPFPIQSASLPDTMAGRDVLGRGRTGSGKTLAFSLPVVTRLARSAAEAKAQGRSRRVANRPRALVLCPTRELANQIDATMKPLAEALGLRTTTIFGGVAQSRQVTALGAGVDVVIACPGRLEDLLNQRLLSLDDIEITVLDEADHMADLGFLPGVKRIMDRTPRTGQRLLFSATLDNGVDVLVKRYLSNPVTHSVDDAAAPPPQMTHHILAVADKEVKRDVVHQLAQGTGRRVLFTRTKHQAKKLARQLTAAGVPAVDLHGNLGQGARERNLAAFSSGDVKVMVATDIAARGIHVDEVELVVHVDPPAEHKAYLHRSGRTARAGSVGDVVTLMLPEERGDVRDLTRKARISARPQDVRPGDAVVSALVGEVAAHVEPAPVQAPQQPSRAGSGGGQAPAGGASRRRRSGRGRSGGGGAQGGQQQSGGGAGGGTRSGGRGGAPTGRGQGGRPAGQGGRSGAQGGRSGQSRGRQGGSGR; this is encoded by the coding sequence GTGACCACCTTCACCGAGTTCGGCCTGCCCACGCCCGTCGTCGCCCACCTGACGGCGTCCGGCATCACCAGCCCGTTCCCCATCCAGTCCGCGTCCCTCCCGGACACGATGGCGGGCCGCGACGTCCTCGGGCGCGGCCGGACCGGGTCCGGCAAGACCCTCGCGTTCTCGCTGCCCGTCGTGACTCGGCTCGCCCGGTCCGCCGCGGAGGCCAAGGCGCAGGGGCGCTCCCGCCGCGTCGCGAACCGCCCCCGCGCCCTCGTGCTCTGCCCGACCCGCGAGCTGGCGAACCAGATCGACGCCACGATGAAGCCGCTCGCCGAGGCCCTCGGCCTGCGCACGACCACCATCTTCGGCGGTGTCGCGCAGTCCCGGCAGGTGACCGCGCTCGGCGCGGGCGTCGACGTCGTCATCGCGTGCCCCGGCCGCCTCGAGGACCTGCTCAACCAGCGGCTCCTCAGCCTCGACGACATCGAGATCACCGTGCTGGACGAGGCTGACCACATGGCCGACCTCGGGTTCCTGCCCGGCGTGAAGCGCATCATGGACCGCACGCCCCGCACCGGTCAGCGGCTGCTGTTCTCGGCCACGCTCGACAACGGCGTGGACGTGCTGGTCAAGCGCTACCTCAGCAACCCCGTCACGCACTCCGTCGACGACGCCGCCGCGCCGCCGCCGCAGATGACGCACCACATCCTCGCCGTCGCCGACAAGGAGGTGAAGCGGGACGTCGTGCACCAGCTCGCCCAGGGCACCGGCCGCCGGGTGCTGTTCACCCGCACCAAGCACCAGGCGAAGAAGCTGGCCCGCCAGCTCACCGCCGCGGGCGTGCCCGCCGTCGACCTGCACGGCAACCTCGGCCAGGGCGCGCGCGAGCGCAACCTCGCCGCGTTCTCCTCCGGCGACGTCAAGGTCATGGTCGCCACCGACATCGCGGCCCGCGGCATCCACGTCGACGAGGTCGAGCTCGTCGTGCACGTCGACCCGCCCGCCGAGCACAAGGCGTACCTGCACCGCTCGGGCCGGACCGCCCGTGCCGGGTCCGTCGGCGACGTCGTCACCCTCATGCTCCCCGAGGAGCGCGGCGACGTCCGCGACCTCACCCGCAAGGCCCGCATCTCGGCGCGCCCGCAGGACGTCCGCCCCGGTGACGCCGTCGTGTCGGCGCTCGTCGGCGAGGTCGCGGCGCACGTGGAGCCCGCCCCGGTGCAGGCCCCGCAGCAGCCCTCGCGCGCCGGGTCCGGCGGCGGCCAGGCCCCGGCAGGCGGCGCGTCCCGGCGTCGTCGGAGCGGCCGCGGCCGCTCCGGCGGTGGCGGTGCCCAGGGTGGACAGCAGCAGTCCGGTGGCGGCGCGGGCGGCGGCACCCGGTCCGGTGGCCGCGGTGGAGCCCCCACGGGTCGCGGCCAGGGCGGCCGCCCCGCCGGCCAGGGTGGTCGCTCCGGTGCGCAGGGCGGTCGGTCCGGCCAGTCCCGGGGACGCCAGGGCGGCTCCGGCCGCTGA
- a CDS encoding M50 family metallopeptidase, whose protein sequence is MGAVDDFLTAAGDVIAQIWSAATTPVPPPDQAIVLAAGLAALAVVLVTPVWRVARHVVTIAHEGAHAVVAMLTGRRLDGIRLHSDTSGLTVTAGRPRGAGMVLTAFAGYVGPGLVGLGAAWLLRAGYAVGLLWLLVVLLALLLLKIRNWFGLWSVLVSGALLVAVSWWLDPQAQSAVAYAVTWFLLLGSVRPVFELQAQRSRGRARSSDADQLGRLTGVPAVVWVGVFVAVTAGCLVLGATWIVQPAA, encoded by the coding sequence ATGGGCGCCGTGGACGACTTCCTCACCGCGGCCGGCGACGTGATCGCGCAGATCTGGTCCGCCGCGACGACGCCCGTGCCGCCGCCCGACCAGGCGATCGTGCTGGCCGCCGGGCTCGCGGCCCTGGCCGTGGTGCTGGTGACCCCGGTGTGGCGGGTGGCGCGGCACGTCGTCACGATCGCGCACGAGGGCGCGCACGCCGTCGTCGCGATGCTCACCGGGCGGCGTCTGGACGGGATCCGGCTGCACTCCGACACCTCGGGGCTCACGGTGACGGCCGGGCGCCCGCGCGGCGCCGGCATGGTCCTCACCGCGTTCGCCGGGTACGTCGGGCCGGGGCTCGTCGGCCTCGGGGCGGCCTGGCTGCTGCGGGCCGGCTACGCCGTCGGCCTGCTGTGGCTGCTCGTCGTGCTGCTCGCGCTGCTGCTGCTGAAGATCCGCAACTGGTTCGGTCTGTGGTCGGTGCTGGTGAGCGGCGCGCTGCTCGTGGCGGTGTCATGGTGGCTGGACCCGCAGGCCCAGTCCGCGGTCGCGTACGCCGTCACGTGGTTCCTGCTGCTGGGCTCCGTGCGCCCGGTGTTCGAGCTGCAGGCCCAGCGTTCCCGCGGGCGGGCCCGCAGCTCCGACGCCGACCAGCTCGGCCGGCTCACCGGTGTCCCCGCCGTCGTCTGGGTCGGGGTGTTCGTCGCGGTCACGGCGGGCTGCCTCGTCCTGGGTGCGACCTGGATCGTGCAGCCCGCCGCCTGA
- a CDS encoding DUF1206 domain-containing protein produces MTSPTRSAENAARRAKNSSALRTLARIGYAASGVLHLIIGWLAIQLALGSSGGSADESGALRQLADAPGGAFLLWTIVVGLAALGLWHLVQALVGVPGTDTAKQTGSRIKAAAKAVLYGVLAFTAARIATGGGGGGGGDTQEDLTAQILGLPGGQLIVGAIGLTIVGVGVFHVYKGWTKKFREDLVTTGAGAVSQAVVRLGQVGYIAKGVALGVLGVLFVYAAATSDADKAGGLDDALKTIRDQPFGVVLLVITGLGIAAYGLYSFARARYAKL; encoded by the coding sequence GTGACTTCCCCGACCCGCTCCGCCGAGAACGCCGCCCGGCGCGCGAAGAACAGCAGCGCGCTGCGGACCCTGGCTCGCATCGGCTACGCCGCGTCCGGCGTCCTGCACCTCATCATCGGCTGGCTGGCGATCCAGCTCGCCCTCGGCAGCTCCGGCGGCAGCGCCGACGAGTCGGGTGCGCTGCGGCAGCTCGCCGACGCCCCCGGCGGAGCCTTCCTGCTGTGGACCATCGTGGTCGGCCTGGCCGCGCTCGGTCTGTGGCACCTCGTGCAGGCCCTCGTCGGAGTCCCCGGCACCGACACCGCGAAGCAGACCGGCTCGCGGATCAAGGCCGCCGCCAAGGCGGTCCTCTACGGCGTGCTGGCCTTCACCGCCGCGCGCATCGCCACGGGCGGCGGTGGCGGTGGCGGCGGGGACACCCAGGAGGACCTCACCGCCCAGATCCTGGGCCTGCCGGGCGGTCAGCTGATCGTCGGCGCCATCGGCCTGACCATCGTCGGTGTGGGCGTCTTCCACGTCTACAAGGGCTGGACCAAGAAGTTTCGCGAGGACCTCGTCACCACCGGCGCCGGCGCCGTGAGCCAGGCCGTCGTGCGCCTCGGCCAGGTGGGCTACATCGCCAAGGGCGTCGCCCTCGGCGTGCTCGGCGTGCTGTTCGTCTACGCGGCGGCCACGTCCGACGCCGACAAGGCCGGCGGTCTCGACGACGCGCTGAAGACCATCCGCGACCAGCCGTTCGGCGTCGTCCTGCTGGTCATCACCGGCCTCGGCATCGCGGCGTACGGGCTGTACTCGTTCGCCCGCGCCCGCTACGCCAAGCTCTGA
- a CDS encoding Fe-S cluster assembly protein HesB has protein sequence MLTVTENARTAVGTLAEQAGVPAEGGLRIAQSADQPGNFELALVPAPQPEDQVVDEQGQTHVFVDSEAAIALATLELDAQPSTEGPGFVLSPQHD, from the coding sequence ATGCTCACCGTGACGGAGAACGCCCGTACCGCAGTCGGCACGCTGGCCGAGCAGGCCGGTGTCCCCGCCGAGGGTGGCCTGCGCATCGCGCAGTCCGCCGACCAGCCCGGCAACTTCGAGCTCGCGCTCGTCCCCGCCCCGCAGCCCGAGGACCAGGTCGTCGACGAGCAGGGCCAGACCCACGTCTTCGTCGACTCGGAGGCCGCCATCGCGCTGGCCACGCTCGAGCTCGACGCGCAGCCCTCGACCGAGGGCCCTGGCTTCGTGCTCAGCCCGCAGCACGACTGA
- a CDS encoding capsular polysaccharide synthesis protein: MAEITYQLRERTLTFTGPDAEARLLAHQKVGEFLATNPPLEVDAEPTHQRIIWSYWEQGWKRAPHIVKACATRLQAEATEFEVRQLTARTVPKYTQIDPVVAERTSKWKAHYSDILRVHLLAEHGGIWVDATVLTTQPLDSLYRQVLPTPFFAYTVTKFLSSWFLIAQRGSIVPVALRDFFDWFWQNHEDLPHYFWFHLCFEALYAHLPEFTAAWDSAIIHSSPNAHALQKAQLQPLNEHNYGRILRTGHVQKMTYRFKGAPDAPEGSYLARVFEDFPPVFERLPPASATAPPEPPAPRGIRRLPAAVKRRLGSGR; this comes from the coding sequence TTGGCCGAGATCACCTACCAACTGCGCGAGCGCACGCTCACGTTCACGGGGCCGGATGCTGAGGCGCGGCTCTTGGCGCACCAGAAGGTCGGCGAGTTCCTCGCCACCAACCCGCCGCTCGAGGTGGACGCCGAACCCACACACCAGCGGATCATCTGGTCCTACTGGGAGCAGGGCTGGAAGCGCGCGCCGCACATCGTCAAGGCCTGCGCCACCCGCCTGCAGGCCGAGGCAACGGAATTCGAGGTGCGCCAGCTCACCGCGAGGACCGTTCCGAAGTACACCCAGATCGACCCCGTCGTCGCGGAGCGCACCTCGAAGTGGAAGGCGCACTACTCCGACATCCTTCGGGTGCATCTCCTGGCCGAGCACGGCGGCATCTGGGTGGACGCGACTGTCCTGACGACGCAGCCTCTGGACAGCCTGTACCGCCAGGTCCTCCCGACACCGTTCTTCGCCTACACCGTCACGAAGTTCCTCTCGAGCTGGTTCCTGATCGCGCAGCGGGGCAGCATCGTCCCGGTCGCGCTACGTGACTTCTTCGACTGGTTCTGGCAGAACCACGAGGACCTGCCGCACTACTTCTGGTTCCACCTCTGCTTCGAGGCGCTGTACGCGCATCTGCCGGAGTTCACCGCCGCCTGGGACTCGGCCATCATCCACTCGTCGCCCAACGCGCACGCCCTGCAGAAGGCCCAGCTCCAGCCGCTCAACGAGCACAACTATGGCCGGATCCTGCGCACCGGACACGTCCAGAAGATGACCTACCGCTTCAAGGGCGCCCCGGACGCGCCGGAGGGCTCGTACCTCGCGCGAGTGTTCGAGGACTTCCCGCCCGTGTTCGAACGGCTGCCTCCGGCTTCTGCGACGGCCCCGCCGGAGCCCCCCGCCCCCCGCGGGATCCGCCGGCTGCCGGCCGCGGTCAAGCGCCGCCTGGGGTCCGGTCGCTGA
- a CDS encoding tyrosine-type recombinase/integrase, producing MTLLLTGTDLRWGEAAGLHRARVDPDRRVLDVLETWSVRGVHMKPYPKGRRRRQVPIPAWIDLAQLQQPAASADCGYEHIEGRCPGALLLATSSGTIVEHAKFSKAFAAAVRAADVGRVRVHDLRHTYASWLIQGGRPLAEVGKLLGHVSPITTQRYAHLAEVDADDILAALGPGPEMAPVPGGSTSSPPVVHGGLLSAERFYALDGVDVG from the coding sequence ATGACTCTCCTTCTCACCGGCACCGACCTGCGTTGGGGTGAGGCAGCCGGCCTTCACCGGGCCCGCGTCGACCCCGACCGCAGGGTCCTCGACGTCCTCGAGACATGGTCAGTGCGCGGAGTCCACATGAAGCCTTATCCGAAGGGCCGTCGGCGCCGCCAGGTCCCCATTCCCGCATGGATCGACCTTGCCCAGCTCCAGCAACCGGCCGCGAGCGCCGACTGCGGGTACGAGCACATCGAGGGGCGTTGCCCTGGAGCCCTGCTGCTCGCGACGTCGTCGGGCACGATCGTCGAGCACGCGAAGTTCTCGAAGGCGTTCGCGGCCGCGGTGCGGGCGGCTGACGTCGGGCGGGTGCGCGTTCACGACCTGCGGCACACCTACGCGTCGTGGCTCATCCAGGGCGGCCGTCCGCTCGCCGAGGTCGGCAAGCTGCTCGGGCATGTCTCCCCCATCACGACCCAGCGGTACGCACACCTCGCCGAGGTCGACGCGGACGACATTCTCGCGGCGCTCGGTCCGGGGCCTGAGATGGCCCCCGTGCCGGGCGGGTCGACGAGCTCGCCGCCCGTCGTGCACGGCGGCCTGCTGTCCGCTGAGAGGTTCTACGCGCTGGACGGCGTGGACGTCGGCTGA
- a CDS encoding ImmA/IrrE family metallo-endopeptidase: protein MLVKEKAANDAADVLEAYWAAGYPVDPDRIAAQLDMDVIRATFNESISGMLRVEPGDRPVIYVDDRDSEQRQRFTIAHEIGHYVERNSRGETDFNFIDRRGGGYDAHELYADEFAANLLMPSHYVKQLHADGINPGVMARRMNVSLQAMQIRLRRLGLL from the coding sequence ATGCTCGTCAAGGAGAAGGCAGCGAACGACGCGGCTGACGTCCTCGAGGCCTACTGGGCTGCCGGCTACCCGGTCGACCCCGACCGCATTGCGGCCCAGCTGGACATGGATGTCATCCGTGCCACCTTCAACGAGAGCATCTCGGGCATGCTCCGAGTCGAGCCCGGCGACCGCCCCGTCATCTACGTCGACGACCGTGACAGCGAGCAGCGACAGCGCTTCACGATCGCCCACGAGATCGGCCACTACGTCGAGCGGAACAGCCGCGGTGAGACCGACTTCAACTTCATCGACCGCCGGGGCGGCGGGTATGACGCGCACGAGCTCTACGCAGACGAGTTCGCTGCGAACCTGTTGATGCCGTCGCACTACGTGAAGCAGTTGCACGCTGACGGCATCAACCCGGGGGTGATGGCGCGGCGCATGAACGTCTCTCTCCAGGCGATGCAGATCCGTCTGCGTCGACTCGGCCTGCTGTGA
- a CDS encoding glycerophosphodiester phosphodiesterase, whose amino-acid sequence MTVLLDPPSPAPLVVAHRGYAAVAPQNTMASFEAAWRSGAPALELDVRLTADGVPVIIHDPVVDRVTDGSGAVADLDGATIAGLDAGSVFSEHLAGQRVPTLAQVLRFLARRPGFDLLCEYKGTWTPEQLAPTTRALDATGLAGRVLVQGFSRETVAALREAAPHLPRGLLCDAAPADLLDAARELGAVTVNPSVAAVLADPDLVRRAHDVGLKVMPWTANEPPLWRGLVAAGVDAIITDRPGELLGWLAGRAEA is encoded by the coding sequence GTGACCGTGCTGCTGGACCCGCCCTCCCCCGCCCCGCTCGTCGTCGCCCACCGCGGTTACGCGGCCGTGGCTCCGCAGAACACGATGGCCTCGTTCGAGGCGGCGTGGCGCAGCGGGGCACCCGCCCTCGAGCTGGACGTGCGTCTCACCGCCGACGGCGTGCCGGTGATCATCCACGACCCGGTGGTGGACCGCGTCACCGACGGGTCGGGTGCGGTGGCCGACCTCGACGGCGCGACGATCGCCGGCCTCGACGCCGGGTCGGTCTTCTCCGAGCACCTGGCCGGCCAGCGGGTGCCGACCCTCGCGCAGGTGCTGCGTTTCCTCGCCCGCCGTCCGGGGTTCGACCTGCTGTGCGAGTACAAGGGCACATGGACGCCGGAGCAGCTCGCCCCGACGACCCGCGCCCTGGACGCGACCGGGCTCGCGGGACGCGTGCTCGTCCAGGGCTTCTCGCGGGAGACCGTCGCGGCGCTGCGGGAGGCCGCACCCCACCTGCCGCGCGGGCTGCTCTGCGACGCCGCACCCGCGGACCTGCTCGACGCCGCCCGCGAGCTGGGCGCCGTCACCGTCAACCCGTCCGTCGCGGCGGTGCTCGCCGACCCCGACCTGGTGCGCCGCGCCCACGACGTCGGGCTGAAGGTCATGCCGTGGACGGCGAACGAGCCGCCGCTGTGGCGCGGGCTGGTCGCCGCCGGGGTCGACGCGATCATCACCGACCGCCCCGGGGAGCTGCTCGGCTGGCTCGCGGGCCGCGCCGAGGCCTGA